The Leucobacter chromiiresistens genome has a window encoding:
- a CDS encoding IclR family transcriptional regulator, giving the protein MAESVPGTGGTAPLTSNLKMLRLLEEIAKTSAPFGVSEIARRAGGSRSMVHRQLVTLVAAGWLQTDSQGAYSLTFSPVRVAQAALRHASVDQRIAEELTRLAGELGEGTSLGTLDGDSVTIVGRGLPPRNVHVSLEHGQRFGIAGSALGSVLASYLPDEEVERFRRANVELPSAAERARVRSAGYAMLVDDEFDPIEIVAVPVGRAPGRVRFALSAHWPHGRTKPDHVISTLEAGARAIEDLTVQSAGILLT; this is encoded by the coding sequence ATGGCTGAGAGCGTTCCGGGAACCGGCGGCACCGCTCCGCTGACCTCGAATCTCAAGATGCTGCGCCTGCTCGAGGAGATCGCGAAGACGAGCGCGCCGTTCGGCGTCTCGGAGATCGCCCGCCGCGCGGGCGGCTCGCGCTCGATGGTGCACCGGCAGCTCGTCACCCTCGTGGCGGCCGGCTGGCTGCAGACCGACTCGCAGGGCGCCTATTCGCTGACGTTCTCGCCGGTGCGGGTGGCCCAGGCCGCACTGCGGCACGCGAGCGTCGATCAGCGCATCGCCGAGGAGCTCACGCGTCTCGCGGGCGAGCTCGGCGAGGGCACCTCGCTCGGCACCCTCGACGGCGACTCGGTCACCATCGTCGGCCGCGGGCTGCCGCCGCGCAACGTGCACGTATCGCTCGAGCACGGGCAGCGCTTCGGCATCGCCGGCAGCGCCCTCGGCTCGGTGCTCGCGAGCTACCTCCCCGACGAAGAGGTCGAGCGCTTCCGCCGCGCGAACGTGGAGCTCCCCTCCGCGGCCGAGCGCGCCCGGGTGCGCAGCGCCGGCTACGCGATGCTCGTCGACGACGAGTTCGATCCCATCGAGATTGTCGCCGTGCCCGTCGGCCGCGCACCCGGCCGGGTGCGCTTCGCCCTCTCCGCGCACTGGCCGCACGGCCGCACGAAGCCGGATCACGTGATCTCGACCCTCGAAGCGGGCGCCCGCGCCATCGAGGATCTGACCGTGCAGAGCGCGGGAATCCTCCTCACCTGA
- a CDS encoding site-specific integrase — protein MDATPRGALQRRQLTKTFGSVEAARAWVSEVRAAVAERGARERDETVAELCERWLRSRTDVREVTVNGYRDQLAPVLRAIRSRAAVDLRPRDIRALIEHLATSGRKRDNGPLSPRSIRAALGALSQALDFGVADETLTRNVTKGVRPPRQTTKVGESLEHWPTTGRGTEARCEALEQFRAHTADDRLGGAWWLSSLGLTRADICGLRWSDVDMEAGTVTVRQGRVALGSSNYAVDDPKSPQRRRTLPVEEVLPGTVGLLRRMRRRQAEDRLRAGSAWRETGLVLVDEVGTPLRPDTYSERFRQLCASASMPKIHLHSLRHTNAFLFIAAGVAPTDAAAWLGHTVETFLGAYLPEGGASGIAAVAAKVGKRSE, from the coding sequence GTGGACGCGACACCGCGGGGGGCGTTGCAGCGGCGACAGCTCACCAAGACGTTCGGCAGCGTCGAGGCTGCCCGCGCATGGGTCTCCGAGGTGCGCGCCGCAGTCGCCGAAAGGGGCGCACGCGAGCGCGACGAAACCGTTGCCGAGCTATGCGAGCGATGGCTACGGTCTCGCACCGACGTGCGCGAGGTCACCGTGAACGGCTACCGAGATCAACTCGCGCCCGTACTCAGAGCCATAAGGTCGCGTGCAGCCGTTGACCTCCGCCCCCGAGATATTCGCGCTCTGATCGAGCATCTCGCGACGAGCGGACGCAAGCGGGATAACGGACCGCTATCGCCCCGGTCGATCCGAGCGGCTCTGGGTGCGCTCTCACAGGCGCTCGATTTCGGCGTCGCCGACGAGACCCTGACACGGAACGTGACGAAGGGTGTACGGCCACCGCGGCAGACAACGAAGGTCGGCGAGTCCCTGGAGCACTGGCCGACGACTGGCCGGGGCACTGAGGCCCGATGCGAGGCCCTGGAGCAGTTCCGGGCGCACACAGCAGATGATCGACTCGGTGGGGCATGGTGGTTGTCATCGCTCGGTCTCACCCGCGCCGATATCTGCGGGCTGCGTTGGAGCGACGTGGACATGGAGGCCGGTACGGTAACGGTCCGTCAGGGACGTGTGGCTCTCGGGTCAAGCAATTATGCGGTCGATGATCCGAAGTCTCCGCAGCGCCGCCGCACGCTGCCGGTCGAGGAGGTGCTGCCGGGAACTGTGGGGCTTCTCCGTCGCATGAGGCGACGGCAGGCCGAGGACCGACTGCGGGCCGGTTCGGCGTGGAGGGAGACCGGTCTCGTGCTCGTGGACGAGGTTGGCACCCCACTCCGACCAGACACCTACAGCGAAAGGTTCCGGCAGCTCTGCGCATCCGCGTCTATGCCGAAGATCCACCTCCACTCGCTCCGCCATACGAACGCGTTTTTGTTCATCGCGGCGGGGGTGGCACCGACCGATGCCGCGGCCTGGCTCGGCCATACCGTCGAGACCTTCTTGGGCGCGTACCTGCCTGAAGGTGGAGCAAGCGGCATCGCGGCGGTAGCGGCGAAGGTGGGGAAGCGTTCGGAGTGA
- a CDS encoding dipeptidase, translating into MSGAPVIDGLQCGRYDRDALERLRDGGVRAVTITASFWEDALETMDVLTGWNDAVREHADVALIARSGADIDAAVASDRVAIVLGTQNSSLFNDRIGFVEHFWNLGVRIVQLTYNIQNAIGSSCYEPVDTGLSRFGHEVVEEMNRVGMIVDLSHVGERTSLDAIEASGRPVAINHANARSVYDHPRNKGDDVLRALVAHGGVLGVCTYNNIAGEYAATLDGSAELVARHVEMLGIDHVAYGSDLDPNSPPGNLAWMRNGRWSRKVQHGASRPDVAPPPAAWIDDFDFHKFGEVRDRIAERGLLTAEEADQVFYGNWKRMYDAGFAPAGASA; encoded by the coding sequence ATGAGCGGGGCGCCCGTGATCGACGGCCTGCAGTGCGGGCGCTACGACCGCGACGCGCTCGAGCGGCTGCGCGACGGCGGAGTGCGGGCGGTGACCATCACCGCGTCGTTCTGGGAGGACGCGCTCGAGACGATGGACGTGCTCACCGGCTGGAACGACGCGGTGCGCGAGCACGCCGACGTCGCGCTCATCGCCCGCAGCGGCGCCGACATCGACGCGGCGGTGGCGTCGGATCGCGTCGCGATCGTGCTCGGCACGCAGAACTCGTCGCTCTTCAACGACCGCATCGGCTTCGTCGAGCACTTCTGGAACCTCGGCGTGCGCATCGTGCAGCTGACGTACAACATCCAGAACGCCATCGGATCCTCCTGCTACGAACCCGTCGACACGGGGCTCTCGCGCTTCGGGCACGAGGTCGTGGAGGAGATGAACCGGGTGGGCATGATCGTCGACCTCTCGCACGTGGGGGAGCGCACGTCGCTCGACGCCATCGAGGCCTCGGGCCGGCCCGTCGCGATCAACCACGCGAACGCCCGCTCCGTCTACGACCACCCCCGCAACAAGGGCGACGACGTGCTGCGCGCGCTCGTCGCGCACGGCGGTGTGCTCGGCGTGTGCACCTACAACAACATCGCGGGCGAGTACGCCGCGACCCTCGACGGCTCGGCCGAGCTCGTCGCCCGGCACGTCGAGATGCTCGGCATCGACCACGTCGCGTACGGGTCGGACCTCGATCCGAACTCGCCGCCCGGCAACCTCGCGTGGATGCGCAACGGGCGCTGGAGCCGGAAGGTGCAGCACGGCGCATCGCGGCCCGACGTCGCGCCGCCGCCGGCGGCGTGGATCGACGACTTCGATTTCCACAAATTCGGGGAGGTGCGCGACCGGATCGCCGAGCGCGGCCTGCTCACCGCAGAGGAGGCGGATCAGGTGTTCTACGGCAACTGGAAGCGGATGTACGACGCGGGCTTCGCGCCCGCCGGGGCGAGCGCATGA
- the pheA gene encoding prephenate dehydratase, with product MSHASPAPRRYSYLGPAGTFTEAALRQVPEAEGQEWRPVENLGEALGDVVSGASDAAMIAIENSIDGGVTVAQDALATMPGLRIIGEYLVPVRFVLVARPGTALADVNVVSGHPVAYAQCRAWLDGAAPTHRHLVATSNVQAAADLFDPAKGIDAAIAPPGIEAHYDVEVLAEGIAENPDAVTRFVLVSRSVPVGEPTGADKTSLMVELPEDRPGALLDLLEQFAARGVNLTLLASRPIGDRMGRYRFVIDAEGHVKDERVADALLGVKRFSPKVVFLGSYPRADRVAATIRDLHDDDTFRDARDWLRGVIEGTRDGDA from the coding sequence ATGTCGCACGCCTCGCCCGCCCCCCGTCGGTACTCCTACCTGGGGCCTGCGGGAACCTTCACCGAGGCGGCGCTGCGGCAGGTGCCCGAGGCGGAGGGGCAGGAGTGGCGCCCCGTCGAGAACCTCGGGGAGGCGCTCGGCGATGTGGTCTCGGGCGCGAGCGACGCCGCGATGATCGCCATCGAGAACTCGATCGACGGCGGAGTGACGGTCGCGCAGGACGCGCTCGCCACGATGCCCGGCCTGCGCATCATCGGCGAGTACCTCGTGCCCGTGCGCTTCGTGCTCGTGGCGCGACCGGGCACGGCGCTCGCCGACGTGAACGTGGTGTCGGGTCACCCCGTCGCGTACGCCCAGTGCCGCGCCTGGCTCGACGGGGCGGCGCCCACCCACCGGCACCTCGTCGCCACGTCGAACGTGCAGGCGGCAGCCGATCTCTTCGACCCGGCCAAGGGCATCGACGCCGCCATCGCGCCGCCCGGCATCGAGGCGCACTACGACGTCGAGGTGCTCGCCGAAGGCATCGCCGAGAACCCCGACGCCGTGACCCGGTTCGTGCTGGTGAGCCGCAGCGTGCCGGTGGGGGAGCCGACCGGCGCCGACAAGACGTCGCTCATGGTCGAGCTGCCCGAAGACAGGCCGGGTGCGCTGCTCGACCTGCTCGAGCAGTTCGCCGCGCGCGGCGTGAACCTCACCCTGCTCGCGTCGCGCCCGATCGGCGATCGGATGGGGCGCTACCGCTTCGTGATCGACGCCGAGGGGCACGTGAAGGACGAGCGGGTCGCCGATGCGCTGCTCGGGGTGAAGCGGTTCAGCCCCAAGGTCGTGTTCCTCGGCTCGTATCCGCGGGCCGACCGCGTGGCGGCCACGATCCGAGATCTGCACGACGACGACACGTTCCGCGACGCCCGCGACTGGCTGCGCGGCGTCATCGAGGGCACGCGCGACGGGGACGCGTAA
- the serS gene encoding serine--tRNA ligase — translation MIDPVLLRNDPEAVKRSQRARGNDEAVVDEALAADASRRAALGEFESLRAEQNEFGKQVKAASKEEKPELIKRAQQLAASVKAADARAKAAEAEFEAVSLRIENLVIEGVPSGGEENFVTLREVGERPDFDFEPRDHLELGEMLGAIDMERGAKVSGARFYFLRGVGARLELALMNLALDRALHHGFTPLITPTLVKPEIMQGTGFLGEHADEVYHLPAQDLFLTGTSEVALAGYHADEIIDVAGGPIRYAGWSTCYRSEAGSHGKDTRGILRVHQFNKLEMFVYTDPAEAEAEHERLVGWQEEILQALGLHYRVIDVAAGDLGSSAARKFDIEAWVPTQDAYRELTSTSNCTTYQSRRLSTRYRTESGKTAAVATLNGTLATTRWIVAILETHQQADGSVIVPEALRPYLGGLDVLTPIAGA, via the coding sequence GTGATCGATCCAGTCCTCCTCCGCAACGATCCCGAAGCCGTGAAGCGCTCGCAGCGCGCCAGAGGAAACGACGAGGCGGTGGTCGACGAGGCGCTCGCCGCAGACGCGAGTCGCCGCGCGGCCCTCGGCGAGTTCGAGTCGCTGCGCGCCGAGCAGAACGAGTTCGGCAAGCAGGTGAAGGCGGCCTCGAAGGAGGAGAAGCCGGAGCTGATCAAGCGGGCGCAGCAGCTCGCCGCCTCGGTGAAGGCGGCCGATGCCCGCGCGAAGGCGGCGGAGGCCGAGTTCGAGGCCGTGTCGCTGCGCATCGAGAACCTCGTGATCGAGGGCGTGCCGTCGGGCGGCGAGGAGAACTTCGTCACGCTGCGCGAGGTCGGCGAGCGGCCCGACTTCGACTTCGAGCCCCGCGATCACCTCGAACTGGGCGAGATGCTCGGCGCGATCGACATGGAGCGCGGCGCCAAGGTGTCGGGAGCGCGCTTCTACTTCCTCCGCGGCGTGGGCGCACGTCTCGAGCTGGCGCTCATGAACCTGGCGCTCGACCGGGCGCTGCACCACGGCTTCACCCCGCTCATCACGCCCACCCTGGTCAAGCCCGAGATCATGCAGGGTACCGGGTTCCTGGGCGAGCACGCCGACGAGGTCTACCACCTGCCCGCGCAGGATCTCTTCCTCACCGGCACCAGCGAGGTGGCCCTCGCCGGCTACCACGCCGACGAGATCATCGACGTCGCGGGCGGCCCGATCCGCTACGCGGGATGGTCGACGTGCTACCGCAGCGAGGCCGGCTCGCACGGCAAGGACACCCGCGGCATCCTCCGCGTGCACCAGTTCAACAAGCTCGAGATGTTCGTCTACACCGACCCGGCCGAGGCGGAGGCCGAGCACGAGCGCCTCGTCGGTTGGCAGGAGGAGATCCTCCAGGCCCTCGGCCTGCACTACCGCGTCATCGACGTCGCCGCCGGCGACCTCGGGTCGAGCGCGGCGCGCAAGTTCGACATCGAGGCGTGGGTGCCGACGCAGGACGCCTACCGGGAGCTGACGTCGACGAGCAACTGCACCACCTACCAGTCGCGACGCCTCTCGACGCGCTACCGCACCGAGAGCGGCAAGACCGCCGCCGTCGCGACGCTGAACGGCACGCTCGCCACCACGCGGTGGATCGTCGCCATCCTCGAGACGCACCAGCAGGCCGACGGCAGCGTGATCGTGCCCGAGGCGCTGCGCCCCTACCTCGGCGGGCTCGACGTGCTCACCCCGATCGCGGGGGCGTGA
- a CDS encoding ABC transporter permease translates to MTHTLSETGADVQAPAPAPGGGGGGGYFRFVLRRLGTSLVTLFGITLVSFGLGVLVPLRPETANLSQQALSNPEAVAAFREKFGLDLPIWEQYLRYLGGLFRGDLGISQQTGQPIAADLAKYAPATLELVLWATVLSVLIGVSLGIVAAYARNRWPDHLARVVSLIGVSLPTYWLALIGSSFFFRQLGWLPGSGRLDASATPPPRVTGFMTVDTLLAGDVHAWGSAVAHLILPAMILALSNLGMVLRFTRSAVLDGLNTDAVKAARVKGLPGRRVLMRYAVRSASSPIITVTALSFGFLLAATVYVEQIFAWGGLGQYAYRSATNLDVTAITGISVVIAVIFLAVNFIADLLASAFDPRIRLQ, encoded by the coding sequence GTGACTCACACCCTTTCCGAGACCGGGGCGGACGTGCAGGCGCCCGCCCCGGCGCCGGGCGGAGGCGGAGGCGGAGGCTACTTCCGCTTCGTGCTGCGCCGTCTCGGCACCTCGCTCGTCACCCTGTTCGGCATCACGCTCGTCTCCTTCGGGCTCGGCGTGCTGGTGCCGCTGCGCCCCGAGACCGCGAACCTCAGCCAGCAGGCGCTCTCGAACCCGGAGGCGGTCGCCGCGTTCCGCGAGAAGTTCGGGCTCGACCTGCCCATCTGGGAGCAGTACCTGCGCTACCTCGGCGGGCTCTTCCGCGGCGACCTCGGCATCTCGCAGCAGACCGGCCAGCCGATCGCCGCCGACCTCGCCAAGTACGCGCCGGCGACGCTGGAGCTCGTGCTGTGGGCCACCGTGCTCTCCGTGCTCATCGGCGTCTCGCTCGGCATCGTCGCCGCCTACGCGCGCAACCGCTGGCCCGACCACCTCGCCCGCGTCGTCTCGCTCATCGGCGTCAGCCTCCCCACCTACTGGCTCGCCCTCATCGGGTCGAGCTTCTTCTTCCGCCAGCTCGGCTGGCTCCCCGGCAGCGGCAGGCTCGACGCCTCCGCGACGCCCCCGCCGCGCGTCACCGGCTTCATGACCGTCGACACCCTGCTCGCCGGCGACGTGCACGCGTGGGGCTCCGCCGTCGCGCACCTCATCCTCCCCGCCATGATCCTCGCGCTCTCGAACCTCGGCATGGTGCTCCGCTTCACCCGCAGCGCAGTGCTCGACGGGCTCAACACCGACGCCGTGAAGGCGGCGCGCGTGAAGGGCCTCCCGGGCCGCCGCGTGCTCATGCGCTACGCGGTGCGCAGCGCCTCGAGCCCCATCATCACCGTGACCGCGCTCTCCTTCGGGTTCCTGCTCGCCGCCACCGTCTACGTCGAGCAGATCTTCGCGTGGGGCGGCCTCGGCCAGTACGCCTACCGCTCGGCGACGAACCTCGACGTCACCGCCATCACCGGCATCTCCGTCGTGATCGCCGTGATCTTCCTCGCCGTGAACTTCATCGCCGACCTGCTCGCGTCGGCCTTCGACCCGAGGATCCGACTCCAATGA
- a CDS encoding ABC transporter substrate-binding protein: MAPKPMRRAVGACALLLTGALAVTGCSSSTQGGGGAAPEKTGTLVIDQAFTAQSIDPATIFQVTDAITASGLYQTLFTYIDNVADPQPLLAESITANDAATEFTITLRDDATFANGNPVTAADVVFSLNRLKHLAASPAYRMEGITVAEVDERTVQLTTENPAPYIEHTLTAPPLAIVDDEAVRAAGGTDAEDAADADTAGQFFTQPANGAGSGPYALESYDTNAQIVLVKNENYWGEAPAYDRIVIRNVNNAQQQKANIEGGDSQIALDIPGRIAEGMESEALQVQSSSSPEVLYLALSQKEGAATADPDIVEAIKTGIDYEALRTLVGAGAKEATGIIPSMMIGALPEGEGPESDPEAAKQLLADAGKTGTEVTLDYANDYTRLAGIDYNTLAQGLQTQLEAIGLKVTLNPTPTSTSLQRYVDGETEMALWSWPPDTADASDELVFAPGGLIGERVHWPAEAAPETAELAEAARVATGDDREAAFTAWNESMNEEAPFAFLLEPSFFLVASTSVEHVSHDPLAAINLSQID; encoded by the coding sequence ATGGCACCGAAGCCAATGCGAAGAGCAGTGGGGGCATGCGCTCTCCTGCTGACCGGAGCTCTCGCCGTCACCGGCTGCTCGAGCAGCACCCAGGGGGGCGGAGGAGCCGCACCCGAGAAGACCGGCACCCTCGTGATCGACCAGGCCTTCACCGCCCAGTCGATCGACCCGGCCACCATCTTCCAGGTCACCGACGCGATCACCGCGAGCGGCCTGTACCAGACCCTCTTCACCTACATCGACAACGTCGCCGACCCGCAGCCGCTGCTCGCCGAATCGATCACCGCGAACGACGCGGCGACCGAGTTCACGATCACCCTGCGCGACGACGCGACGTTCGCGAACGGCAACCCCGTCACCGCGGCCGACGTCGTCTTCTCGCTGAACCGCCTCAAGCACCTCGCCGCGAGCCCCGCCTACCGCATGGAGGGCATCACCGTCGCCGAGGTCGACGAGCGCACCGTGCAGCTCACCACCGAGAACCCCGCACCCTACATCGAGCACACCCTCACCGCACCGCCCCTCGCGATCGTCGACGACGAAGCCGTACGCGCAGCCGGAGGCACCGACGCCGAAGACGCCGCCGACGCCGACACTGCGGGCCAGTTCTTCACCCAGCCCGCCAACGGAGCCGGCAGCGGACCCTACGCGCTCGAGAGCTACGACACCAACGCGCAGATCGTGCTCGTCAAGAACGAGAACTACTGGGGCGAAGCGCCCGCCTACGACCGCATCGTGATCCGCAACGTGAACAACGCCCAGCAGCAGAAGGCGAACATCGAGGGCGGCGACAGCCAGATCGCACTCGACATCCCCGGCCGCATCGCCGAGGGCATGGAGTCCGAGGCGCTGCAGGTGCAGTCCTCCTCATCGCCCGAGGTGCTGTACCTCGCGCTCTCCCAGAAGGAGGGCGCAGCCACCGCCGATCCCGACATCGTCGAGGCCATCAAGACCGGCATCGACTACGAAGCGCTGCGCACGCTCGTCGGCGCCGGCGCGAAAGAGGCGACCGGCATCATCCCCTCCATGATGATCGGCGCCCTCCCCGAAGGCGAAGGCCCCGAGTCGGATCCGGAGGCCGCGAAGCAGCTGCTCGCCGATGCCGGGAAGACGGGCACCGAGGTGACGCTCGACTACGCCAACGACTACACCCGACTCGCCGGCATCGACTACAACACCCTCGCCCAGGGCCTCCAGACGCAGCTCGAGGCCATCGGCCTGAAGGTGACCCTGAACCCGACGCCCACGTCGACCTCGCTGCAGCGCTACGTCGACGGCGAGACCGAGATGGCGCTGTGGTCGTGGCCGCCCGACACGGCCGACGCCTCCGACGAACTCGTCTTCGCCCCCGGCGGGCTCATCGGCGAGCGCGTGCACTGGCCGGCCGAGGCCGCCCCCGAGACCGCCGAGCTCGCCGAGGCGGCGCGCGTCGCCACCGGCGACGACCGCGAGGCCGCCTTCACCGCGTGGAACGAGTCGATGAACGAGGAGGCGCCGTTCGCCTTCCTGCTCGAGCCCTCCTTCTTCCTCGTCGCGTCGACGAGCGTCGAGCACGTCAGCCACGACCCGCTCGCCGCCATCAACCTCTCCCAGATCGACTAG
- a CDS encoding RidA family protein has translation MSAGVRRVPAESHGALSSSVTVIGETAYTTVIPLDAEGRLVEGITAQSEAVIDALEADLAAVGAGLADIAHLTIYLRDLAEHRPAFNEVYARRFGERVPVRCAVGVAELARPTMLVELTAIAAVPRG, from the coding sequence ATGAGCGCGGGCGTGCGGCGCGTGCCCGCGGAGTCGCACGGGGCGCTCTCGTCGAGCGTGACCGTGATCGGGGAGACCGCGTACACGACGGTGATTCCGCTCGACGCGGAGGGCCGGCTCGTGGAGGGCATCACCGCCCAGTCGGAGGCCGTGATCGACGCACTGGAGGCGGATCTCGCCGCCGTGGGCGCCGGCCTGGCCGACATCGCGCATCTCACCATCTACCTGCGCGACCTCGCGGAGCACCGCCCCGCGTTCAACGAGGTCTACGCGCGGCGCTTCGGCGAGCGCGTGCCGGTGCGGTGCGCCGTCGGCGTCGCCGAACTTGCCCGCCCGACGATGCTGGTGGAGCTGACGGCGATCGCCGCCGTGCCGCGGGGCTGA
- the pgm gene encoding phosphoglucomutase (alpha-D-glucose-1,6-bisphosphate-dependent), with product MHERAGAAARPEDLIDLDALLEAYAEIVPDPSVDAQRVVFGTSGHRGSALNGSFNEAHIAAISAAIAEYRAAQGITGPLFIGADTHALSAPAERTAIEVLIAAGVRVLAAAGEGDAAFVPTPALSHAILRHNRGRDADDPGRADGIVVTPSHNPPSDGGFKYNPPHGGPAGGDATGWIADRANALLESGAVIARADEAAVRSVERFDFLNAYVDTLGEAIDLDAIRAARVPLAVHPLGGASVAYWAAIRDRLGIELTVLGPGVDPRWGFMHLDWDGRIRMDPSSAHVMSTVDAHRGPFAIIAGNDADADRHGIVTADGLMNPNHYLAVAIDYLLAHRPDWSPAAGIGKTLVSSGIIDRVVASHGRELLEVPVGFKWFVPGLADGSVVFGGEESAGASFLCRDGSAWSTDKDGILLALLAAEIQAVTGQSPSERYRELTARFGDPAYARVDAAATPAQKARLGALSPDDVDDTELAGDPITAILTEAPGNGAPIGGLKVQTEHAWFAARPSGTEDVMKIYAESFRGPEHLAEVQAAAQALVGRVLAD from the coding sequence ATGCACGAACGAGCCGGTGCCGCTGCACGCCCCGAAGACCTGATCGACCTCGACGCGCTGCTCGAGGCGTACGCGGAGATCGTTCCCGACCCGTCGGTCGACGCCCAGCGCGTCGTCTTCGGCACGTCGGGGCACCGGGGCTCCGCGCTGAACGGCTCCTTCAATGAGGCCCACATCGCGGCGATCAGCGCCGCCATCGCCGAGTACCGCGCCGCGCAGGGCATCACCGGGCCGCTCTTCATCGGCGCCGACACGCACGCGCTCTCCGCCCCGGCCGAGCGCACCGCCATCGAGGTGCTGATCGCGGCGGGCGTGCGCGTGCTCGCGGCGGCCGGCGAGGGCGACGCCGCCTTCGTGCCGACGCCCGCGCTCAGCCACGCGATCCTGCGCCACAACCGCGGCCGCGACGCCGATGACCCGGGCCGCGCCGACGGCATCGTGGTGACGCCGAGCCACAACCCGCCGAGCGACGGCGGCTTCAAGTACAACCCGCCCCACGGCGGCCCGGCGGGCGGCGACGCGACGGGCTGGATCGCCGACCGCGCGAACGCGCTGCTCGAATCGGGGGCCGTCATCGCGCGCGCCGACGAGGCGGCCGTGCGGTCGGTCGAGCGCTTCGACTTCTTGAACGCGTACGTCGACACCCTCGGCGAGGCGATCGACCTCGACGCGATCCGCGCCGCGCGCGTGCCGCTGGCGGTGCACCCGCTGGGCGGGGCGAGCGTCGCGTACTGGGCGGCGATCCGCGACCGGCTCGGCATCGAGCTCACCGTGCTCGGCCCCGGCGTCGACCCGCGGTGGGGGTTCATGCACCTCGACTGGGACGGGAGGATTCGCATGGATCCGTCGTCGGCGCACGTCATGTCGACGGTCGACGCGCACCGGGGCCCGTTCGCGATCATCGCGGGCAACGACGCCGACGCCGACCGGCACGGCATCGTCACCGCCGACGGGCTGATGAACCCGAACCACTACCTCGCGGTCGCGATCGACTACCTGCTCGCGCACCGGCCCGACTGGTCGCCCGCCGCCGGCATCGGCAAGACGCTCGTCTCGTCGGGCATCATCGACCGCGTCGTCGCCTCGCACGGCCGCGAACTGCTCGAGGTGCCCGTGGGCTTCAAGTGGTTCGTGCCCGGCCTCGCCGACGGCAGCGTCGTGTTCGGCGGCGAGGAGAGCGCCGGGGCGTCCTTCCTCTGCCGCGACGGCAGCGCGTGGAGCACCGACAAGGACGGGATCCTGCTCGCCCTGCTCGCCGCCGAGATCCAGGCCGTCACGGGCCAGTCGCCCTCCGAGCGATACCGCGAGCTCACCGCCCGCTTCGGCGACCCCGCGTACGCGCGCGTCGACGCCGCCGCGACGCCCGCGCAGAAGGCGCGGCTCGGCGCGCTCTCGCCCGACGACGTCGACGACACGGAGCTGGCGGGGGATCCCATCACCGCGATCCTCACCGAGGCGCCCGGCAACGGGGCGCCCATCGGCGGGCTCAAGGTGCAGACCGAGCACGCATGGTTCGCGGCGCGGCCGTCGGGCACCGAAGACGTGATGAAGATCTACGCCGAGTCGTTCCGCGGCCCCGAGCACCTCGCCGAGGTGCAGGCGGCGGCGCAGGCGCTCGTCGGGCGCGTGCTCGCCGACTGA
- a CDS encoding HAD family hydrolase: MSASTRIPVAERHLIALDIDGTVLSHGFGEGAGDDADGGHIDPELADAILALHEMGHEVVIATGRSVDATLPIVERLGIRPEWVVSANGAVTLRRDPLAHRAYRREFVEAFDPSDALRKIRTQLVTARFAVELADGGFLYTDDIPTGTLPARQRRVPFEQLLGVQASRVVVVSPDHRLEEFLDVVSTLGLTHVSYAVGSTSWLDIAPHGVTKASALEVVASHLGIDGSRVFAAGDGRNDIEMLQWAAKRGDAVAMGQAVDDVRAVASRVTGTIDEGGLLTALRDRFPVLG, encoded by the coding sequence GTGAGCGCCTCCACCCGCATCCCCGTGGCCGAGCGGCACCTCATCGCGCTCGACATCGACGGCACCGTGCTCAGCCACGGCTTCGGCGAGGGCGCCGGCGACGACGCGGACGGCGGGCACATCGACCCCGAACTGGCCGACGCGATCCTCGCCCTGCACGAGATGGGGCACGAGGTCGTCATCGCGACCGGCCGCTCCGTCGACGCCACGCTGCCCATCGTGGAGCGGCTCGGGATCCGTCCCGAGTGGGTCGTCTCGGCCAACGGGGCGGTCACGCTGCGCCGCGACCCGCTCGCCCACCGCGCGTACCGCCGCGAGTTCGTGGAGGCCTTCGACCCGAGCGACGCGCTGCGGAAGATCCGCACCCAGCTCGTCACGGCGCGCTTCGCCGTCGAGCTCGCCGACGGCGGGTTCCTCTACACCGACGACATCCCCACGGGCACCCTGCCCGCGCGGCAGCGGCGCGTGCCGTTCGAGCAGCTGCTCGGCGTGCAGGCGTCGCGCGTCGTCGTCGTGTCGCCCGACCACCGGCTCGAGGAGTTCCTCGACGTGGTGAGCACGCTCGGCCTCACCCACGTCTCGTACGCCGTCGGCAGCACCTCGTGGCTCGACATCGCCCCGCACGGGGTGACGAAGGCGAGCGCGCTCGAGGTGGTCGCATCGCACCTCGGCATCGACGGATCGCGCGTCTTCGCCGCGGGCGACGGTCGCAATGACATCGAGATGCTGCAGTGGGCGGCGAAGCGCGGCGATGCGGTCGCGATGGGGCAGGCCGTCGACGATGTGCGGGCCGTCGCGAGTCGCGTGACGGGAACGATCGACGAGGGCGGGCTGCTGACCGCGCTGCGCGACCGGTTCCCGGTGCTCGGGTAG